A window of Streptomyces sp. DG1A-41 contains these coding sequences:
- a CDS encoding helicase-related protein, with amino-acid sequence MNRSFLESAFLVEEGPKGFTRQLERLLGLISFTDVVNIDGPGDKGADLLGRLNGEDWIFQSKWKKSGNVDRDAVDETHAAMRHYAIHRAVVVTNQLFTQKAKERADALRDVGVNVTLWDGRRLATIYDRAPERVTPFDLHPYQDRAVEAAWAALEDAGEALIYLATGLGKTVVAGRLLRRFLLANPGAKVLVTAHMIDLVEQLERAMWRDVPKDVPTRLLHGDSKPDSLPGVTFGVSNTARDYIQSGYAPELVIVDEAHHVGETGNYATMMGLLPKAKRMGVTATPWRGDRYDIERTFGEPVERVSISEGMRLGYLADVKYRVFADNIDWDFVRHASEHGYSIKDLNKRLFIPERDESVRGHLEKVWDQTTNPRAIVFCQTIEHAERMRDLLGRRPGWERAETLHARLKTRERRARLLNFRTGEVPILVAVDILNEGVDVPDVNILCFARVTHSRRIFVQQLGRGLRLRKGKTHVEVLDFVSDIRRLAEVYDMREQVSEGEIEQVSVGRNQFEFEDLRVKGLLDQWMADVGDLGGADDSVRLEFPPVEGG; translated from the coding sequence ATGAACAGATCATTCCTAGAGTCGGCCTTCCTTGTTGAGGAAGGCCCGAAGGGCTTCACGCGCCAGCTGGAGCGGTTGCTCGGCCTGATCTCGTTCACGGATGTGGTCAACATCGATGGTCCCGGGGATAAAGGTGCTGACCTCCTTGGCCGACTCAACGGTGAGGATTGGATCTTCCAGTCGAAGTGGAAGAAGTCGGGCAATGTGGATCGCGATGCCGTGGACGAAACCCACGCGGCGATGCGGCACTATGCGATCCACCGAGCGGTAGTGGTCACCAATCAACTGTTCACCCAGAAAGCCAAGGAGCGAGCGGACGCGCTGAGGGACGTTGGAGTCAACGTGACCCTTTGGGACGGCCGGCGGTTGGCGACGATCTACGATCGCGCTCCGGAGCGAGTCACGCCGTTCGACCTCCACCCCTATCAGGACCGTGCCGTAGAAGCGGCCTGGGCCGCCCTAGAGGACGCCGGTGAGGCGCTTATCTACCTCGCTACGGGCCTCGGCAAGACGGTCGTCGCTGGCAGGTTGCTGCGACGATTCCTTCTCGCCAATCCGGGAGCCAAGGTGCTGGTCACCGCGCACATGATCGACCTTGTGGAGCAACTCGAACGGGCGATGTGGCGGGACGTTCCCAAGGACGTACCGACCCGTCTGCTGCACGGCGATTCGAAACCCGATTCCCTGCCAGGCGTCACCTTCGGCGTATCGAACACAGCACGTGACTACATCCAATCGGGCTACGCCCCCGAGCTGGTGATCGTGGACGAGGCGCACCACGTGGGGGAGACCGGGAACTACGCCACAATGATGGGTCTGCTACCCAAGGCCAAACGGATGGGTGTGACGGCCACGCCCTGGCGAGGCGACCGGTACGACATTGAGCGGACCTTCGGCGAACCAGTTGAGCGGGTGTCCATCTCGGAGGGCATGAGACTGGGCTACCTCGCGGACGTGAAGTACCGCGTGTTCGCCGACAACATTGACTGGGACTTCGTCCGCCATGCTTCCGAGCACGGCTACTCCATCAAGGACCTGAACAAGCGCCTCTTCATCCCCGAGCGGGACGAGTCTGTTCGGGGACACCTCGAGAAGGTCTGGGACCAGACCACGAACCCGCGGGCCATCGTCTTCTGCCAGACGATCGAGCACGCCGAGCGGATGCGCGACCTGCTCGGCCGACGGCCTGGCTGGGAGCGGGCCGAGACGCTGCATGCCAGGCTGAAGACACGGGAGCGACGGGCACGATTGCTCAACTTTCGTACAGGAGAAGTGCCCATTCTCGTCGCCGTAGACATCCTCAATGAGGGCGTCGACGTGCCCGACGTCAACATTCTCTGCTTCGCCCGGGTGACCCACAGCCGACGTATCTTCGTGCAGCAGCTTGGCCGCGGACTCCGTCTTCGCAAGGGAAAGACTCACGTGGAGGTACTGGACTTCGTCAGCGACATCCGCCGGTTGGCCGAGGTATACGACATGCGAGAACAGGTGTCCGAGGGCGAGATCGAGCAGGTATCAGTCGGACGGAACCAGTTCGAGTTCGAGGACCTGAGGGTGAAGGGACTTCTGGACCAATGGATGGCCGACGTGGGTGACCTCGGGGGAGCCGACGACAGCGTCCGTTTGGAGTTCCCGCCCGTCGAGGGGGGCTGA
- a CDS encoding very short patch repair endonuclease has product MSASVDPVVSARMSRIRGRDTAPEIKVRRELHRRGLRYRVNFKPVPTLKRTVDIAFTKQRVAVLIDGCFWHGCPEHFRPAKGDRREFWAAKVAENQRRDQDSTRAFTSAGWTVLRFWEHADPVEVAHKIEDEVIRRSVSRRSPSERPCR; this is encoded by the coding sequence ATGTCTGCGAGTGTCGACCCGGTCGTCAGTGCCCGTATGTCCCGAATCCGAGGGCGCGACACCGCACCCGAGATAAAAGTGCGCCGGGAGTTGCATCGGCGCGGTCTTCGGTACCGGGTGAACTTCAAGCCCGTGCCCACATTGAAGCGGACGGTCGACATTGCCTTCACAAAGCAGCGAGTTGCTGTCCTGATCGACGGGTGCTTCTGGCATGGCTGTCCGGAGCACTTTCGGCCAGCCAAGGGGGATCGGAGGGAATTTTGGGCGGCCAAGGTCGCTGAGAATCAACGCCGTGATCAGGACTCCACCAGGGCGTTCACGTCGGCGGGATGGACCGTTCTTCGTTTTTGGGAGCACGCTGACCCGGTCGAGGTAGCCCACAAGATCGAGGACGAAGTGATCAGACGGTCCGTAAGTCGGCGGTCGCCTTCCGAGAGACCCTGTAGGTGA